The following are from one region of the Hymenobacter sp. YIM 151858-1 genome:
- a CDS encoding organic hydroperoxide resistance protein — translation MKIEKVYTAQAHVKGGRNGQVSSQDNALNLELSTPKAMGGAGKEGATNPEQLFAAGYAACFEGALGVAARQAKVALQGVTIESFVHFGKAEDGGFGIAADLHVNIPGVEQAQAEELVAQAHQICPYSRATRGNIEVNLHTTTN, via the coding sequence ATGAAAATCGAGAAAGTGTACACGGCGCAAGCCCACGTAAAAGGCGGCCGCAACGGCCAGGTAAGCAGCCAGGACAACGCCCTGAACCTCGAGCTCAGCACGCCCAAAGCCATGGGCGGCGCGGGCAAAGAAGGCGCCACCAACCCCGAGCAGCTGTTTGCCGCTGGCTACGCCGCCTGCTTCGAGGGTGCCCTGGGTGTGGCCGCCCGCCAGGCCAAAGTGGCCCTGCAAGGCGTAACCATCGAGAGCTTCGTGCACTTCGGCAAGGCCGAAGACGGCGGCTTTGGCATTGCAGCCGATCTGCACGTGAACATCCCCGGCGTGGAGCAGGCCCAGGCCGAAGAGCTGGTAGCTCAGGCGCACCAGATTTGCCCCTACTCGCGTGCTACCCGCGGCAACATCGAGGTGAACCTACACACCACCACGAACTAA
- a CDS encoding NADP-dependent oxidoreductase has product MTARTIILDHRPQGKPTPETFRYETSEVAAPADGQVLLKTLYVSVDPYMRGRMSDAKSYVPPFEVGQPIGGGVVAQVVESRVAQLPVGTLVVGNLAWSEYQLSGGRGLQPVPADAAPISYYLGLLGMTGLTAYFGLLDICQPKPGETVVVSGAAGAVGMVVGQLAKIQGARVVGTAGSDEKVAYLKNELGFDEAINYKTAGNIAQALGAACPNGIDCYFDNVGGAITDAVYNLLNKHARIALCGQISMYNATEEPTGPRPEPKLLKTSALLKGFIVSDYLPRWPEGVKALTEWYQQGKLKFEETVTEGFEQIPQAFLGLFSGQNTGKAVVKVADPE; this is encoded by the coding sequence ATGACTGCTCGCACCATCATCCTCGACCACCGTCCCCAGGGCAAGCCCACGCCCGAAACGTTCCGCTACGAAACCAGTGAGGTAGCCGCGCCCGCCGATGGCCAAGTGCTGCTGAAAACCCTGTACGTGTCAGTCGACCCCTACATGCGCGGCCGCATGAGCGACGCCAAGTCGTATGTGCCGCCGTTTGAGGTGGGGCAGCCCATCGGCGGCGGCGTGGTGGCGCAGGTGGTAGAAAGCCGGGTGGCGCAGCTGCCGGTTGGCACGTTGGTAGTGGGCAACCTGGCCTGGAGCGAGTACCAGCTTTCGGGCGGCCGGGGGCTGCAGCCAGTGCCTGCCGATGCCGCGCCCATCAGCTACTACCTAGGGCTGCTGGGCATGACGGGGCTGACCGCGTACTTCGGTTTGCTCGATATCTGCCAGCCCAAGCCCGGCGAAACCGTGGTGGTATCGGGCGCGGCCGGGGCGGTGGGCATGGTGGTGGGGCAATTGGCCAAAATCCAGGGCGCGCGGGTAGTGGGCACCGCCGGCTCCGACGAAAAGGTAGCTTACCTGAAAAACGAATTGGGCTTCGACGAGGCCATCAACTACAAAACCGCCGGCAACATAGCGCAGGCCCTAGGTGCTGCCTGCCCAAACGGCATCGACTGCTACTTCGACAACGTGGGCGGCGCCATTACCGATGCCGTGTACAACTTGCTGAACAAGCACGCGCGCATCGCCCTGTGCGGCCAAATTTCGATGTACAACGCCACCGAGGAGCCCACCGGCCCCCGGCCCGAGCCCAAGCTGCTCAAGACCAGTGCCCTGCTCAAAGGCTTTATCGTGAGCGACTACCTGCCACGCTGGCCTGAGGGCGTGAAGGCACTTACAGAATGGTACCAGCAAGGCAAGCTGAAGTTTGAGGAAACCGTAACCGAAGGCTTCGAGCAAATTCCGCAGGCGTTCCTGGGGCTGTTCAGCGGCCAAAATACCGGCAAGGCCGTGGTGAAAGTGGCCGACCCGGAGTAG